In a single window of the Mucilaginibacter defluvii genome:
- a CDS encoding nucleotide sugar dehydrogenase, with product MSLTINTIDPRIAVIGLGYVGLPLAVEFARKYKVTGFDINADRVRDLRSGFDKTREVSNADLTAVLEANSEKNGLSISGNPADLNDADVYIVTVPTPVDKHNRPDLTPLYKASKVVANALKPGNIVIYESTVYPGVTEDECVPVLERISGMTFNTDFFVGYSPERINPGDKEHTVTRIRKVTSGSTPEAAEVIDTLYRSIITAGTYKAASIKVAEAAKVIENAQRDINIAFVNELAKIFCKIGIDTRDVLDAASTKWNFLKFSPGLVGGHCIGVDPYYLSQKAQEVGYHPEIILAGRKLNDGMGEYIAHEVIKLMVKKDIPVKNANILIMGITFKENCPDVRNTRVVDIVHTLQEFDGNITIYDPLANCQEVKHEFGLECVNELDDTTIFDVVILAVAHDEFKAIDIERLCYGHKVIYDVKSVLPKELADARL from the coding sequence GGTTACAGGCTTTGATATCAATGCCGATCGTGTACGTGATCTGCGTTCGGGCTTTGATAAAACCCGCGAAGTTTCTAACGCTGATTTAACGGCTGTATTGGAAGCAAATAGTGAAAAAAACGGTCTGTCAATAAGCGGTAATCCGGCTGATTTAAATGATGCCGATGTATATATCGTAACCGTACCCACCCCCGTGGATAAACATAACCGGCCGGACCTTACACCGCTATATAAAGCGAGCAAAGTAGTGGCCAATGCATTAAAGCCGGGTAATATAGTTATTTACGAATCAACCGTATACCCCGGCGTTACCGAAGATGAATGCGTGCCGGTTCTCGAAAGGATATCGGGCATGACCTTTAATACCGATTTTTTTGTTGGCTATTCGCCGGAACGGATCAACCCCGGCGACAAAGAGCATACAGTTACCCGCATTAGAAAGGTAACATCGGGCTCTACGCCCGAAGCTGCTGAAGTGATAGATACATTGTACCGGTCTATCATCACCGCGGGCACTTACAAGGCGGCATCTATAAAAGTTGCTGAGGCTGCAAAGGTTATTGAGAATGCCCAGCGCGACATAAACATTGCTTTTGTAAACGAGCTGGCAAAGATATTCTGCAAAATAGGTATCGATACACGCGATGTACTTGACGCGGCTTCAACCAAATGGAACTTCCTGAAATTCAGTCCGGGGCTGGTTGGCGGGCATTGTATCGGGGTAGATCCGTATTACCTGTCGCAAAAGGCACAGGAGGTAGGGTATCATCCCGAAATAATACTGGCAGGCCGTAAGCTTAATGATGGCATGGGGGAATATATAGCTCATGAGGTGATTAAGCTGATGGTTAAAAAGGACATACCCGTGAAAAACGCCAACATTTTAATAATGGGTATAACTTTTAAGGAAAATTGCCCTGATGTGCGTAACACCAGGGTTGTTGATATTGTACATACCCTGCAGGAATTTGACGGCAACATCACCATTTACGATCCGCTGGCTAATTGCCAGGAAGTTAAACATGAATTTGGGCTTGAATGCGTAAATGAGCTGGACGATACCACCATTTTTGATGTGGTGATACTTGCAGTTGCGCACGATGAATTCAAAGCTATAGATATTGAAAGGTTATGTTATGGCCATAAAGTGATATATGATGTAAAATCAGTATTGCCTAAAGAATTGGCCGATGCAAGATTGTAA
- a CDS encoding SDR family oxidoreductase, whose product MQLKKYHTGSISNCSFLVTGGAGFIGSHLAAYLLAHGAGKVRVLDNFSTGSKANVAPFVQNASFELLKGDIRDADTCERAMQGIDYVLHEAALGSVPRSITDPATTNDVNITGFLNILTAAKEAGVKRMVYAASSSTYGDSKELPKVEEHIGKPLSPYAVTKYVNELYAGVFAKVYGFNTIGLRYFNVFGPGQNPAGPYAAVIPLFMKAALTNQSPKINGDGLTSRDFTFVDNVIQANIKALFKDEISGHEVFNIACGSRTTLNELWRYITDCAGINTTAVYGDERSGDVRHSLASIQKAADILGYIPEVPVQQGLNITYQWYKMQYDVHHPV is encoded by the coding sequence ATGCAACTGAAAAAATATCACACCGGTTCAATAAGCAACTGCTCGTTTTTAGTAACAGGGGGCGCGGGGTTTATTGGTAGCCACCTGGCAGCTTACCTGCTGGCTCACGGGGCAGGCAAAGTACGCGTACTGGATAACTTTTCAACCGGTTCAAAAGCCAATGTAGCGCCGTTTGTACAAAATGCTTCATTTGAGTTGCTGAAAGGCGACATCAGAGATGCTGATACCTGCGAGCGAGCAATGCAAGGAATTGACTATGTATTGCACGAGGCCGCGTTAGGTTCAGTCCCCCGTTCCATTACCGATCCGGCAACAACAAACGATGTAAACATTACCGGTTTTTTAAACATACTTACAGCGGCTAAAGAAGCAGGCGTAAAGCGCATGGTGTATGCCGCAAGCTCAAGCACTTATGGCGACAGTAAGGAGTTACCAAAAGTAGAAGAGCATATCGGGAAGCCGCTTTCACCCTATGCGGTAACCAAGTATGTAAATGAGTTGTATGCCGGTGTGTTTGCAAAAGTTTATGGGTTTAATACTATTGGCCTTAGGTACTTTAACGTTTTTGGGCCGGGGCAAAACCCTGCCGGGCCATACGCGGCTGTAATACCGCTTTTTATGAAAGCCGCGTTAACTAACCAATCGCCTAAGATAAACGGCGATGGCTTAACAAGCCGCGATTTTACCTTTGTTGATAATGTAATACAAGCCAACATAAAAGCCCTTTTTAAAGATGAAATAAGTGGACACGAGGTATTTAACATAGCCTGCGGCAGCCGTACCACCTTAAATGAACTATGGCGATATATAACCGATTGTGCCGGGATAAACACCACAGCTGTTTACGGTGATGAGCGGAGCGGGGATGTTAGGCATAGCCTGGCATCTATACAAAAAGCGGCAGATATTTTGGGCTACATTCCGGAGGTGCCTGTACAGCAAGGGTTGAATATTACATACCAATGGTATAAGATGCAGTATGACGTTCATCACCCGGTTTAA